AACACGACTTTTATAACCCCCTTTTGGGGCCAAGTTCGATGCATTAGTACTCAGAAAGCCTTCGTGTTATACACACAACAAGAGTACTCTGCAGCTATTCGGCTGTAGCTAAATTGGCTCCAAAACGACACATCAATAACACAAAAAATCaataacatgattttttttttaaaattacagaTCGTTGATCGTGATCAACAGATTTTGCTGTGGctttggtttttcaatttttttttgggaaAGTCAATAACATGAGTTTTATAACCCCTTTATGGAgccagctattctggctccaaaaactcACGAATTGCGTATAACATGAACGTTATACACATGTTATTGACCGTTGGTTTTCGTATAACATGAAGGTAGATATTATAGAAATATGGATATCTCCATGAACCATCTGCTATTAGGAGGCAGTAATCTCACAGAGAGTGGGTCACAATTGCAAGTGAATTCgacaaagaaaaacaaacaatatCATCTAATTCACCCGATCTTCTATAATAGGCAGCGAGCAAGAAAATGTAAACACCTGAATGATACCCACTTTTGGAACTAGTGTAAACGCGTGTGTAAACACAAAGATTTGTTTTTTATTGATCCACTTGCCCAACAAATGCATAAAAACACGTTTTAACATTTTTCCCTTAAGGGTTTTTATTGCAAGTTCATAGTGGAGAGTATTCAAGCAAATAAGAGCCAACCATCGAGTTCTGGTTTTCACATACCTTTCACAGATCCACAAGCACCTAACCCTCGCCCACGTTGCTACTGCCGCTTGTATAATATGTGTTTTGCCTTCCTCTTGAAACCCTTTGCAACATATCAAAGCTAAGTTCTTTCATTTTTGTTGGACTTCAGAAACGAAAACATCAAAGGAAAAAACCGTCTCAATAGATCTGATTTTAACGTACCTACCAAGTTTTACAAGCACCAAACCCTTGCCTGCCCTGCTGTCGCCGCTCGTATAATGCACGCTTAGCCTTCTTCTTCAAACCCTTTGCAACATATGAAAGctaattttattcattttttggtaGATTTCCGAAACGAAAACGACAAAGGAAAATCGTGTGAACAAATCTTTTAGCATACCTAGCAAGTTTCACATGCACCAAACCCTCGCCCACACAGCTACTGTCGGTCTATAATGTGCGTTTTACCTTCCTAGATATCTGCTCAGTTCTTGCTTTTCTGTTTCTTGCCTTCCAAGTTAATATTTGCATATTATTGACCATAACATATGAGTGGATAAACTTAAAACATATAGTTATTGACACTGAGCCCTACGTGTTATCGTACAATAACAACAATGGGAGACAACTGTCTCCCACTACTTTCCCGCCTGCCCAAccaagccttatgcaatctgcgaCTTGGCGGCTTGCAAAGGACTGATTGCGTGTTATACGCACCCCGAAATCTGGTGACATGATGTGTGGTCTGGACGTCCTTTCTGGCGAGCCCACGTCGTTAGAGCCCTGACCTACACGATGTCCCGCCATGTCCACCTCATCACTGCCTGGACCACGTCCAACTGAACATGAGTATGCATGTATGTTATGCATCGTTACGGCACTAacgttttgaagccagaatagctgCGTCATGTTAGATTGGCTCCAATAACAGTAGAAAAAGATAAGGAAATTTGACTTCAAATTTGGTGGCATCAAATTCAAGAATCATTTctttaaaattgaattaaattaatctTAAAAACAGTCCCCACCCACGTAACATGGTCAATGCAAACCCCGTGCAAGATAAGAATAGCCGGCAATTCAATAATTTAAAAGCTTTCAATATCTTAACCATAGCTCTCAGTATTTCGAAATATTCCAGACATTTTAACGTTATTGCAGTGGACAAAGTAAAATAAATATAAGCTACACAATAATATGTGGTGCTCTGCATCAGAACTTTGTCATGTGTGCAAGTAAAACTGTATCCCTCATTTTCTATTCAGAATGATATATTCATTGATTTTATCTTGTCACTGGTCATTCTTTATGATGTGTGGTCAATGTGCTCAGCAAAATTAATCTTCCGTGGATTTCATTCCAACTAAACAACTGCAATAAATTATCTGCCATTGACAAGAACATGCATTTTAACTTGACCTGAATTTAAAGAAGAACATATTGATAAGACCAGATCAATGACTGTCCATTTTGTTTCAAGAGCAGCAAAAAAACATGCATAGAAGTATCTGCACTATTACCATTTTGAAATACCCTCCATGATAAATAGACTTCAAAGCAAAAAGGAACAGAAAAATTTGATGAAGCCCAGATTGAGCAATAATACAAATACATGCCTCCATGAGACCTGTGAAAATAGACCAACAAAAGTTTTATATATACACACATTGTATTTGATTTCCATTTTCAGTTGCAGGAACTTGTCATCATAGTTCTAAACTCTTCAAAGTTAACATATCCATCCCCATCTGAATCAATACCTTTGATCATTTCTAAACAATCTTCAAAGCTGCATGTGTCACCCACACTGGTCAAAACACTCCTCAGCTCCTCTGCAGATATATACCCATTTCTATCCCTGTCAAATATCCTGAATGCATCTCTCAGTTCTTGGAGGCTCCCAACACCACCACCCTCACTCTTTATATTAAATGCAATGAACTCCTGAAGATCTATAAACCCATCCCCATCAGAGTCCACCTCCTTTATCATCATCTCAAGCTCTTCATGGCTTGCAGAGGCATTGGAAGTTCCTTCTAGGGAATTTATAACAGCACCCAGTTCTGAAACAGAGATTTTTCCATCACCATTGGCATCAAAGTGCCTGAAAACCTTCTCAAGTTCTGCTAAAATCCCAAAACTTGGAGACAAATCTATGTTCTTCTGGGCTGGTTTAACCAGAGGACTTTTGTTGTGTTTAGAGGGAGTGGGGATGAGTTTTTTCAACAATCTGACAAACTTGCCAAAAAAGAGCTTGTGAAATCGCATTGTTGGAATCTGTATTCCTAGTTCAGCAATCCTTAGCTTACCAATGAAAGATGCTGCGTCAATGAGTGAAGGAGGAATAAAAGACGGTGAGAAAGACAATCAAATCTTCTTGCCTCCTGGACccattaaaaaaaaagattttaatgAAGGTTCACTGTTTTCTTGCACCGGCCTTGTCAATAAAATAGTGACTGGTCAATGTTCCATAAATAATTGAGTTTGTCATATATGTCCCACTTGGGAGAAATTCATTGGTGGGCCAGTCAAGGTTGATAGCTGTGAAAATGACCATTATCACTCCTAATTATCATTGCTTGTACCATTTTCACTCCTAACCATCATTTCAATGGTAGGGAGAGTAGTTTTTCACTCCTAGCCATCATTGACTAGTACCATATTCACTCCTAGTCATAATTGATTAATACCATTTTTACTCTTAATTATTATTGAGTGATATAGAGAGTAGTTTTCAttggacgtgtctattctggctcccaaatggcagtacggattgactaacatgcgtgttagtcgcgtgttttacaccgtcgattttgcaataaacgactgcAATTGACTAATGCATTGCTATCacactgtacgaaaggtctgttttggagtcAGAATAGCTTCGGCCGTTTTCATTTCTGTAGAGAGAGTACATTCTTTAACCTGAATCCAACTATTAGATTGGAAAAACAAAATGTTTATAACAGTCTTGAACCCTTTTTAGAGGAGTGAGAGGATCAAACATATAGGATTTGAGTACAAGAGACTAGCATGAACAATGATCATAATTAAGACCTAAGGAATGGTCATTATTAagacatcaaaataaaaaaaacatctTACAAGAAAGTCTTAGTTGATTGGTGGTGAAACAATATTAATGGTTTTTAATATGCAACTACTTATTTGATAAATTATTATAGATTATTATTGTGCACATTCTATCATTATAGAGATTTCATGATCATGAATCATGTTGTCATTTTCACTCCTAATTATCATTCCCGATACCATTTTCACTCCTAGCCATCATTGACTAGTACCATATTCACTCCTAGCCATCATTGACTAGTACCATTTTCACTTCTAACCATCATTGAGTGGTAGAGAGAGTAGATTCTACAACCTGAATCCAACTTTTGGATTGGAAAAACAAAATGTTGTTAATAGTCTTGAACCCTTTTTAAAGAAGTGAGGGGATCAAAGAGATAGGATTTGACTACAAGAGACTAGCATAAGGAATGATCATTTTTAAGacatcaaaatagaaaaatattactAGAAAGTCTTAATTGATTGGTGGTGAAGCAATATTGGCAATAAttaatatgcaactaattgtttgaTAAAATTATTATAGAATATCATTGTGCACATTCTTTCATCATAGCGATTTCATGATCATGAATAATGTTGTCATTTTTACTCCTAACCATAATTCTTGGTACCATTTCCACTCCTAGGCATCATTGACTAGTACCATATTTACTCCTAGCCATCATTGACTAGTACCATTTCCACTCCTAAACATCATTGAGTGGTAGAGAGAGTAGTTTTCACTCCTATCCACCATTGAGTGGTACAGAGAGTAGATTCTTCAACCCGAATCCAAATTTTGGATTGGAAAAAAAAATGATGCTAATAGTGTTGAACCCTTTTTAGAGAAGTGAAGGTGTCAAAGTGCAAGATTTGAGTACAAGAGACCAACATAAGGAATGATCATAATTAAGACATAAGGAATGATCATTATTAGGGCATCATAATAGATAAAATCTTACAAGAAAGTCTCATTATTTGATTGGGTGCGAAGTAATAATGATAATTCTTAATATGCAACTAATtacttaataaaattattatacATTATTATTGTGCTTATTCTATCATCATAGAGATTTCATGACcatgataaacttgaaacattgtCTGATATAGTGGATTGCATTGTTGATGGTGCTATCATTTCATATACTCGCTCCATCTAATTTAGGTAAGTATGAAGGTGCACGCAATAGATATAGTCATGTAGGAGTTTCAAGTGTGGAGTCGTACTAGTTAAATATATTCACCATTTGATTAAAATATTTAGATATGCATGGTGAAATAAAGTCAATATGAACATATAAGGGGTAGATGTTTTTCAATAATAAGGGGAGCTTATTTGTTTGATGAGTCAAAATAATGTAGCAAGAAAGACTCAAATTATTCACATCCCTtgctatataatataatataaatttttagTTTCAATATGGCATACATACATTGCCATGTTAACCCTAAAGTTAGGGTAAACCACTATTAGGCCCTTTCCCTTGTGACTTATCAAACTCAATCTCATAAGTTAACTATATGGAAATTTGGCTTGCattgttttgaattgatttttgtcCTATACATTACAAAAACTGACATTCACAAATGGAAcacataaaattgaaaacatattCTTTGTTTACATTACAAATAATACAACAAATATTTGTCATAATACATAATCAAATATGTATTGAATAAATTGGTATACTTGTAAGTCAAATgccaaaaaatataataattatttttactCTTGATATAGAATATGTCAAACATGCTTCTAAAAACCATACATAATACTCTTTTTTTTGCTGGTAATTATATGTATTTTATTGATAATGAAAAATAGACTACATATGATATAGTATCGTCTATCCATATCACAAAAAATATTCCGAAAAAAACTCAAACCCAATATTCAAATGCATGTAAAAATAACCAAACCCTACCCCCGCTTACACCTTGCCATCATTGTGCCTCCAACTATACAatttgaaagaaataaaaaatggtGTCCATTTCAGAACACCCACCAAGCTCTACCCCCACCTATCAAAATTCTTCTCAATACATCATTGAAACTATATTAATGTTATAAACAAGAAACTATTCATATTGAAATTACAAAAACTAAGatttaacaacaaaaaaatacaaCTTTCCATTTCTTTTCACTACTTCCTCACTGTCTTTAAGGGTCCATTGTCCCAATGGTCTTTTGGCTTGAAGTATGCTTCTGGCTCTTCCTCTATCTTTGCTTTCCATTTTCCTTTGGCACCTTCACATTCATTCTCCTCTATCAACAAGTCCCAACCGATGAATGCTTCGGTCCTGCACTCGTCCCTGTTAGTCCCCTTCACCCAATTAATGAAATGCATCAGCTGTTGAGGGGACTCATTTGTGCCCTTGAACTCTTTTGTTGGCAAGAACCTAGTCCCCACACTTCCCCTCTCTAGCACCGATTTCAGCCCATATACCCAATTACTCTCCACACAACCTTTCAACACCCATTCAACATCCTCTTTCATCCCAACTTCTAGACCCCGTGTTGCCACCATTGAAACAATATCAATATTAGCTTTGTATATGTGCTCCAGCCAAGCAAAAGTTTCATGATCTGAATGAAAGTATCATCAGAAAATTTAAATAGAGTTTTCATTCTCTTCGCAATGATTCTACCCCTAAATGATAATTTTTGCCTTGGTGTTATCAAGGAAAAGGTGGCCTCCATATTGCAACACAGTTGTCACTCGTCCTCTTCTGTGGACACCAAATTCTTTCATTGCAAGTTTTATTCTCTCCTTGGTGACCCCTGTCACATCACCCCATCACCACTACTTTCCATTaataacatctaaaaatggaaaCATACTATTGCTCCTCAGAGATTAAGCTTGAGATTGCAAAAATCTTCCACCAAACTGTTCGACATATCATCAAGTTGCACTGCCCATTTAGACAACCTGTCTACCATGTCATTCCCTGATCACCTCACATGCCCAATTTCATACTCTTCAAAATTATTTAGCAAATGATTGGCAATGActatatatttattcaaattccATGCATGTATTTCACCAAATTTTAATGCATTAATTATTATCAATGAATCTCCTTCAAGCTGAATTTTTGAGAGAcccattttttccccattttcagaGCTTCAATAGCTACTTATGCCTCAACTTCATTGTTTGTTCCCTCTGCCAGTTTTCATGCTCCAATTGCATTAATAATACCTTCTCAATCTCTGGCCACAAAACCGGCTCCCAACGGCCCTGGATTGCCCttcgaagccccatcaaaatttattttatacCATACTTCCCTTGGTTTGGACCACTCCACCATCACCATTTTATTTGAATCCAAATTAACTCGAACAAGCCCATTAACAAGCCAACTATACGTAATACTTATTTGTAT
The nucleotide sequence above comes from Cryptomeria japonica chromosome 11, Sugi_1.0, whole genome shotgun sequence. Encoded proteins:
- the LOC131068335 gene encoding probable calcium-binding protein CML23; its protein translation is MRFHKLFFGKFVRLLKKLIPTPSKHNKSPLVKPAQKNIDLSPSFGILAELEKVFRHFDANGDGKISVSELGAVINSLEGTSNASASHEELEMMIKEVDSDGDGFIDLQEFIAFNIKSEGGGVGSLQELRDAFRIFDRDRNGYISAEELRSVLTSVGDTCSFEDCLEMIKGIDSDGDGYVNFEEFRTMMTSSCN